The following proteins are co-located in the Planctomycetaceae bacterium genome:
- a CDS encoding PQQ-binding-like beta-propeller repeat protein, protein MKYVYAALLGVVCFVGSPVRADAPAGPPEAYIPAEWLKANVDWKPTWDETLKANTLQKFQADLAKDNALKGLADRIAPLHRVEMIKAAMLRWPDRANRIAGYAEIAHAFQQAGSNYWRSYWGWKMVQDFPDDAAAVTQGYQHMLGWSFGQYTHWGWYGYFVAPECRDFEFAISEIIARHKAGKLGEGSPAVSMAYSYRAWEAFDFWNYGAYYALLGREDKTRSVIADESLISYLGLSQIPGGDGDVMFDLNDRGQSQLDAELRTRWEAAQHSEMFGSDASSLRPDEVQVLLDLAAASGAHVRQGGNYVPFWVVIDQHLLGLGHARLAPLAAAHELAARSRASAAAVSGDVNDLIAAFRRYPFAPSLHRLMVELAERDVCAGNWVRAVSLVRDVIKHSADAALTRQAHAVLWLALAQQSGNRGELTTAMSQLPDDATIPWRGADAAAAKVKAALLSQMAVLETQRAVRLAGLSVRRVQLPADWPARQWNLDGPIADRGSHAPWPVAQVDVAGESLFVSHPGAIARFDANSPKAAWTQILPPQPLQTPWWDEATSRYMATGMWMQAIMIRRPVRTSAGKELQPRAALYYLMTPSIPAYIQAVDAAKGAQLWTTRGRETWEDLTPMSRPTFAGGRLYVLAGPSKMDRLFAVRESPNTPLPTSLVCLDAQDGRVLWRRSTGWIENTHLDLARGSAAVLVHQGRVYCCNNMGIMSCFDAYDGLTVWVRPYPPAVQRMGGYESLNLVREGTCPIITPMPAALGAGDMLLAAPRDHTGVVTFDSRSGKLLWQTPLVPSDRLVGVSGSVIVAISQYWLTALDITGGRQLYCREFPAGTGGQAALLGGDVVLASGGKLYRIQASTGNTLEETGLEAGANEEPVICPDGTIVLVGAPPMTAAKAPPTAGRDIKLPLKQVWSLACESPAVLFGDAIGASEDSFGFVSGRRIGMIRSKPNWELAWDKLLPLPPQGVAKAGGRLLASMMWTLDAHDGADGKTLWSTKLGLLPFVIGGDDKTVYAGGRGWGGYFATLDGATGKVIWSGNPGWDQRVGIDQFQRSRLQREGDGSATLRCLGNVSDAAGSGAGEIVLNAATGRAKSLRPLLAPGTGSWSPPNWDTSGLAYIVSKWPKGKVAAFGHDGATDVAAKWQRELNLEDHRWHYRLFGAHYRDGKIYVRLAGQMLVWDPATGKELALDMTRGGGVIEPFIFAFKQIGNRIIVVNGFTNQRPAAPGKHSPEPTKPDQWKMFVDIFDATTGQPQGRQELPGVLCCISLIAYQEIAGYDTQVQILDGSIVVTDINGIHVFAGEP, encoded by the coding sequence ATGAAATACGTTTACGCCGCGCTGCTGGGGGTCGTTTGCTTTGTTGGCAGTCCGGTCCGGGCCGATGCTCCGGCCGGTCCGCCCGAGGCGTACATTCCGGCAGAGTGGCTCAAGGCCAACGTCGACTGGAAGCCCACCTGGGATGAGACGCTCAAGGCCAACACGCTCCAGAAATTCCAGGCCGACCTGGCCAAGGACAACGCCCTGAAAGGCCTGGCCGACCGGATCGCGCCGCTGCATCGCGTCGAGATGATCAAGGCCGCCATGCTGCGCTGGCCCGACCGCGCCAACCGCATCGCCGGATACGCCGAGATCGCCCACGCCTTTCAACAGGCCGGCAGCAATTATTGGCGAAGCTACTGGGGCTGGAAGATGGTGCAGGATTTTCCCGATGACGCCGCGGCCGTCACGCAGGGTTACCAACACATGCTCGGCTGGAGCTTCGGGCAATACACACACTGGGGATGGTACGGCTATTTCGTTGCCCCCGAGTGCCGGGACTTCGAGTTTGCCATCAGCGAGATCATCGCCCGCCACAAGGCCGGAAAGCTGGGCGAAGGCTCTCCAGCCGTCTCGATGGCCTACAGCTACCGGGCCTGGGAAGCGTTCGACTTCTGGAACTACGGCGCCTACTACGCGCTGCTGGGGCGTGAGGATAAGACGCGATCGGTCATCGCCGACGAGAGCCTGATCAGCTACCTGGGCCTTTCGCAGATACCCGGCGGCGACGGCGACGTCATGTTCGACCTTAACGACCGCGGGCAGAGCCAGCTCGACGCCGAACTCCGCACGCGATGGGAAGCCGCCCAGCACAGCGAGATGTTCGGCTCCGACGCCTCGTCGCTGCGCCCGGACGAAGTGCAGGTGCTGCTGGACCTGGCGGCCGCCTCGGGGGCGCACGTGCGTCAGGGCGGCAACTACGTGCCGTTCTGGGTGGTGATTGACCAGCACCTGCTGGGCCTGGGCCACGCTCGCCTGGCGCCGCTGGCGGCGGCGCACGAATTGGCGGCGCGTTCTCGCGCTTCGGCGGCGGCCGTCAGCGGCGACGTCAACGACCTGATCGCGGCCTTTCGCCGCTATCCTTTCGCGCCGTCGCTTCACCGGCTGATGGTGGAGCTGGCCGAGCGGGACGTCTGCGCGGGCAACTGGGTGCGCGCCGTCTCGCTGGTGCGAGACGTGATCAAGCACTCGGCCGACGCGGCGCTGACAAGGCAGGCCCACGCCGTGCTGTGGTTGGCGCTGGCCCAGCAGAGCGGCAATCGTGGCGAGCTCACGACGGCCATGAGCCAACTGCCCGACGACGCGACCATTCCCTGGCGCGGCGCCGATGCCGCGGCGGCGAAGGTCAAGGCCGCTTTGCTCTCGCAGATGGCCGTGCTGGAGACGCAGCGCGCCGTTCGCCTGGCGGGGCTGAGCGTGCGGCGGGTGCAGTTGCCGGCCGACTGGCCCGCTCGCCAGTGGAACCTCGACGGACCCATCGCCGATCGCGGCAGCCACGCCCCGTGGCCGGTGGCCCAGGTGGACGTCGCCGGCGAGAGCCTCTTCGTCAGCCATCCCGGCGCCATCGCGCGATTCGACGCCAACTCGCCCAAGGCCGCCTGGACGCAGATCCTGCCGCCCCAGCCCCTGCAGACGCCCTGGTGGGACGAAGCCACCTCGCGATACATGGCCACGGGGATGTGGATGCAGGCCATCATGATCCGCCGCCCGGTGCGGACGTCGGCGGGCAAAGAACTCCAGCCTCGCGCGGCGCTGTACTACCTGATGACGCCGTCGATCCCCGCGTACATCCAGGCCGTCGACGCCGCCAAGGGCGCCCAGCTCTGGACCACGCGCGGACGCGAGACCTGGGAAGACCTCACGCCCATGAGCCGCCCGACCTTCGCCGGCGGGCGCCTGTACGTGCTGGCCGGCCCGTCAAAGATGGACCGCCTCTTCGCCGTGCGCGAGAGCCCCAACACCCCGCTGCCGACGAGCCTGGTCTGCCTCGACGCCCAGGACGGCCGCGTGCTCTGGCGACGCTCCACCGGATGGATCGAGAACACGCACCTCGACCTGGCGCGTGGGTCGGCCGCGGTGCTCGTCCACCAGGGGCGGGTCTACTGCTGCAACAACATGGGCATCATGTCCTGCTTCGACGCCTACGACGGCCTGACCGTCTGGGTGCGCCCGTACCCGCCGGCCGTCCAGCGAATGGGCGGGTACGAGTCGCTCAACCTCGTCCGCGAAGGCACCTGCCCGATCATCACGCCCATGCCCGCAGCCCTGGGCGCGGGAGACATGTTGCTGGCGGCCCCGCGCGACCACACCGGCGTCGTGACGTTCGACAGCCGCAGCGGCAAGCTGCTCTGGCAGACGCCGCTGGTGCCCTCGGACCGCCTCGTCGGCGTCAGTGGCAGCGTGATAGTCGCCATCAGTCAGTACTGGCTGACGGCCTTGGACATCACCGGCGGGCGGCAGCTCTACTGCCGCGAGTTTCCCGCCGGCACGGGCGGCCAGGCGGCGCTGCTCGGCGGCGACGTCGTGCTGGCCTCGGGCGGCAAGCTCTACCGCATCCAGGCCTCCACCGGCAACACGCTCGAAGAGACCGGCCTGGAGGCCGGCGCCAATGAAGAGCCCGTGATCTGCCCCGACGGCACGATCGTGCTGGTGGGAGCTCCGCCGATGACGGCCGCCAAGGCCCCGCCCACCGCCGGGCGCGACATCAAGCTGCCGCTCAAGCAGGTCTGGTCGCTGGCGTGCGAGTCGCCGGCGGTGCTCTTTGGCGACGCGATCGGCGCATCCGAAGACTCGTTCGGTTTCGTCAGCGGGCGGCGGATCGGGATGATCCGCTCCAAACCGAATTGGGAACTGGCCTGGGACAAGCTGCTGCCTCTGCCGCCGCAGGGCGTCGCCAAGGCCGGCGGGCGGCTGCTGGCGTCGATGATGTGGACGCTTGACGCCCACGACGGCGCCGACGGCAAGACGCTGTGGTCGACGAAGCTGGGGCTGCTGCCCTTCGTCATCGGCGGCGACGACAAGACAGTCTACGCCGGCGGCCGCGGGTGGGGCGGCTACTTCGCCACCCTCGATGGGGCCACGGGCAAGGTGATCTGGTCGGGCAATCCCGGGTGGGACCAGCGGGTTGGCATCGACCAGTTCCAGCGGAGCCGCCTGCAGCGCGAGGGCGACGGTTCGGCCACGCTGCGGTGCCTGGGCAACGTCTCTGACGCCGCCGGAAGCGGCGCCGGCGAGATCGTGCTCAATGCGGCCACCGGGCGGGCCAAGAGTCTGCGTCCGCTGCTGGCGCCGGGGACGGGCAGTTGGAGCCCGCCGAACTGGGACACCAGCGGCCTGGCGTACATCGTCTCGAAGTGGCCCAAGGGCAAGGTGGCCGCGTTTGGCCACGACGGCGCGACGGACGTTGCGGCCAAGTGGCAGCGCGAGCTGAACCTCGAAGACCATCGCTGGCACTACAGGCTCTTCGGCGCGCACTACCGCGACGGCAAGATCTACGTGCGCCTGGCCGGGCAGATGTTGGTGTGGGACCCGGCCACGGGCAAGGAGCTTGCGCTGGACATGACGCGAGGCGGCGGCGTGATCGAGCCGTTCATCTTCGCCTTCAAGCAGATCGGCAACCGCATCATCGTCGTCAACGGCTTCACCAACCAGCGACCCGCCGCACCGGGCAAGCACTCGCCCGAGCCGACCAAGCCCGACCAGTGGAAGATGTTCGTCGACATCTTCGACGCGACGACTGGTCAACCGCAAGGCCGCCAGGAACTGCCCGGCGTGCTGTGCTGCATCTCGCTGATCGCCTACCAGGA
- the ptsP gene encoding phosphoenolpyruvate--protein phosphotransferase, translated as MAASDKEHLSLLCDVSEFAARLAGSADIHAYLSQIVGLVADHLHCDVCSIYLYDDKTQELVLQATSGLAPQSVGNVRMKISEGLTGMALRELRPVREQVASDNPNFKPFQGINEEPFDAFLAVPIQRGIEKIGVLVVQRSRERPFDDEDVLAVKATTSQLAGAIENARILMGVPKAQESAATGQRPPAATRMVKGQTASRGFAHGPAIIHDHGAYHRLFTEAPGARPYSMDDLQRALDATAEQLQGLQERLGQRVPEMASLIFEAHLMMLKDTAFIGEMRKRIEDGENPPQAVLAVGRKYSDLMAASPHAYMREKEHDVEDVIRRILANLMGMRVEVGLNEASAVIVAREMYPSDIVKLATAEVGGIVQTSGGVTSHVSILARSLHVPMVIADDPTLLDLPEGTPVVLDADIGNIYINPTPDIVERFSQRQDARRQVATQAPPQALPETTATADGTRIRLLANINLLTDIDLARFVGAEGVGLYRSEFPFLVRNTPPSEEEQVSIYRRLIEGFEGREVTFRTLDIGADKLLLYFDETAELNPAMGLRSIRFSFRHDDIFRQQLRAILRAGAGSPIRIMFPMISSVDDFVRAKTTLDSCMQELAQQKLAHNASPAVGVMVEVPSAVEMIDTIARRADFLCIGSNDLIQFLLAVDRSNEKVASYFMPHHPAVLRSLQRVAQAGAAAGCEVSICGEMAHVGAYLPFLIGIGVRALSLDPQFLPPVQQQITQMTLAQARHVAQDLLAQDTIDAVIARLPDLDQQHSD; from the coding sequence GTGGCCGCCTCTGACAAAGAACATCTGAGCCTGCTGTGCGACGTCAGCGAGTTCGCCGCCCGACTGGCCGGCAGCGCCGACATCCACGCCTATCTCTCGCAGATCGTCGGCCTGGTGGCTGACCACCTCCACTGCGACGTCTGCTCGATCTACCTCTACGACGACAAAACGCAGGAGCTGGTCCTCCAGGCCACGTCCGGGCTGGCCCCGCAATCAGTGGGCAACGTCCGCATGAAGATCTCCGAGGGGCTGACGGGAATGGCCCTGCGCGAGCTGCGACCCGTTCGCGAGCAGGTCGCCAGCGACAACCCCAACTTCAAGCCCTTCCAGGGCATCAACGAAGAACCTTTCGACGCCTTCCTGGCCGTACCGATCCAGCGCGGCATCGAGAAGATCGGCGTGCTCGTCGTGCAGCGTAGCCGCGAGAGACCCTTCGACGACGAGGACGTGCTGGCCGTCAAGGCCACCACGTCGCAACTGGCCGGGGCGATCGAAAACGCCCGCATCCTCATGGGCGTGCCCAAGGCCCAGGAAAGCGCCGCAACCGGGCAGCGCCCCCCTGCCGCGACGCGGATGGTCAAGGGGCAGACCGCCTCCAGGGGCTTTGCCCACGGACCGGCGATCATCCACGACCACGGGGCGTACCACCGCCTGTTCACCGAGGCCCCCGGCGCTCGACCGTACAGCATGGACGACCTCCAGCGCGCCCTCGACGCCACGGCAGAACAGCTCCAGGGGCTGCAGGAACGCCTCGGGCAGCGCGTCCCGGAGATGGCCTCGCTGATCTTCGAAGCGCACCTGATGATGCTCAAGGACACCGCCTTCATCGGCGAGATGCGAAAACGCATCGAGGACGGCGAGAACCCACCCCAGGCCGTTCTGGCCGTCGGGCGAAAATATTCCGACCTGATGGCCGCCAGCCCCCACGCCTACATGCGCGAGAAGGAGCACGACGTCGAGGACGTCATCCGACGCATCCTGGCCAACCTGATGGGCATGCGGGTCGAGGTCGGCCTCAATGAGGCCTCTGCCGTCATCGTCGCGCGGGAGATGTACCCCTCGGACATCGTCAAGCTCGCGACCGCCGAGGTCGGCGGGATCGTGCAGACCAGCGGGGGCGTCACCTCGCACGTGTCGATACTGGCCCGCAGCCTGCACGTGCCGATGGTGATCGCGGACGACCCGACGCTGCTGGATCTGCCCGAGGGCACGCCCGTCGTGCTCGACGCCGACATCGGCAACATCTATATCAACCCCACGCCCGATATCGTCGAGCGGTTCTCGCAGCGCCAGGACGCCCGCCGCCAGGTCGCCACCCAGGCCCCGCCGCAAGCCCTGCCCGAAACCACCGCCACCGCCGACGGCACGCGCATCCGCCTGCTGGCCAACATCAATCTGCTGACCGATATCGATCTGGCGCGGTTCGTCGGGGCCGAGGGCGTCGGACTCTACCGCAGTGAGTTTCCTTTCCTGGTGCGAAACACCCCGCCCTCGGAAGAGGAGCAGGTCTCCATCTACCGCCGCCTCATCGAGGGCTTCGAGGGACGCGAGGTCACCTTCCGCACGCTGGACATCGGGGCCGACAAGCTGCTGCTGTACTTCGACGAGACCGCCGAGCTCAACCCGGCCATGGGGCTGCGGTCCATCCGCTTCTCGTTCCGCCACGACGACATCTTCCGCCAGCAGCTCCGGGCGATCCTGCGGGCCGGCGCCGGTTCGCCCATTCGCATCATGTTCCCGATGATCTCGTCGGTGGACGATTTCGTGCGGGCCAAGACCACCCTCGACTCGTGCATGCAGGAACTGGCCCAGCAGAAGCTCGCGCATAACGCCTCGCCCGCCGTCGGCGTGATGGTCGAGGTGCCCTCGGCCGTCGAGATGATCGACACCATCGCCCGCCGGGCGGACTTCCTGTGCATCGGCTCCAACGACCTGATCCAGTTCCTCCTTGCCGTCGACCGCAGCAACGAAAAGGTCGCGTCGTACTTCATGCCGCACCACCCCGCCGTCCTGCGCTCGCTCCAGCGCGTCGCCCAGGCGGGCGCCGCGGCCGGGTGCGAAGTCTCCATCTGCGGCGAGATGGCCCACGTGGGGGCGTACCTGCCGTTCCTGATCGGCATCGGCGTGCGCGCCCTGAGCCTGGACCCCCAGTTCCTCCCGCCCGTCCAGCAGCAGATCACGCAGATGACCCTCGCCCAGGCCCGCCACGTGGCCCAGGACCTGCTAGCCCAGGACACCATCGACGCCGTCATCGCCCGCCTGCCCGACCTGGACCAGCAACACTCAGACTGA
- a CDS encoding 3-hydroxyacyl-ACP dehydratase FabZ family protein has protein sequence MPPKELFDISGIDTSKIIIDRDEIAKVNPHRFEFRQLDGVCYMNEDHTQIVGIRQPAADEFWVRGHIPGRPIFPGVLMIETAAQLVSYCMASEKKEEGFLGFGGVTDVKFRGSVAPGDRIVVLGLMIDKRPRRCVGATQGYVDGRMVFEATITGMWF, from the coding sequence ATGCCACCCAAAGAACTATTCGATATCTCGGGAATCGATACCAGCAAGATCATCATCGACCGCGACGAGATCGCCAAGGTCAACCCGCACCGCTTCGAGTTCCGCCAGCTTGACGGCGTCTGCTACATGAACGAGGACCACACGCAGATCGTGGGCATCCGCCAGCCGGCGGCCGACGAGTTCTGGGTTCGCGGGCATATTCCCGGCAGGCCGATCTTTCCCGGCGTGCTGATGATCGAGACGGCGGCGCAGCTTGTCAGCTACTGCATGGCCAGCGAGAAGAAGGAAGAAGGCTTCCTGGGCTTCGGCGGCGTGACGGATGTGAAATTCCGCGGTTCGGTGGCCCCCGGCGACCGGATCGTGGTGCTGGGGCTGATGATCGACAAGCGCCCGCGCCGCTGCGTCGGCGCCACGCAGGGATACGTCGACGGCCGCATGGTCTTCGAAGCCACCATCACGGGGATGTGGTTCTGA
- the tadA gene encoding tRNA adenosine(34) deaminase TadA, producing the protein MPADLSQYDAFMQLAIEQARLSAAAGDVPVGAVIVRDGAAIAAAHNRRALDGDPTAHAEMLAIRQAAALTGDWRLTGCTMVVTLEPCCMCAGAMVLARMDRLVYGATDPKTGAVATLYQLCSDPRLNHQLEILPGLRSAECGAILTQFFAAQRALGKK; encoded by the coding sequence ATGCCAGCCGACCTTTCACAGTACGACGCCTTCATGCAGTTGGCGATCGAACAGGCCCGCCTGTCTGCCGCTGCCGGCGACGTGCCCGTCGGGGCGGTGATCGTCCGCGACGGGGCGGCCATCGCGGCCGCGCACAACCGCCGCGCCCTCGACGGCGACCCGACCGCCCACGCCGAGATGCTGGCGATCCGCCAGGCGGCCGCCCTCACCGGCGACTGGCGCCTGACCGGATGCACCATGGTCGTCACGCTCGAACCGTGCTGCATGTGCGCCGGGGCGATGGTGCTGGCCCGCATGGACCGCCTGGTGTACGGGGCGACCGACCCCAAGACCGGGGCCGTCGCCACGCTCTACCAACTCTGCAGCGACCCCCGCCTCAACCACCAGCTCGAGATTCTCCCCGGCCTGCGCAGCGCCGAATGCGGCGCCATCCTCACCCAATTCTTCGCCGCCCAACGAGCGCTGGGAAAGAAATGA